From Nerophis lumbriciformis linkage group LG13, RoL_Nlum_v2.1, whole genome shotgun sequence, one genomic window encodes:
- the cerkl gene encoding ceramide kinase-like protein produces the protein MSACEEELNEERTKKKVKRRTKKEEKLNLATKEEEDGEEQKPEVKSSECVLLRGIFKVGKKSHDVLLTSTTLTWTPITPESPTGEACSPPPGVLMLRDVFAAKVKRRRAAGQRCGGPVLGVALFYCKRRGRRLEEDTLHLHNASSEHTHTWYSTLKELLAGFSNRPRCVKVFINPSSHKKEAVHIYREHVAPLFKMADVRTDITVTDRRGHALFVMKELQLDEFDGVVCVGGDGSVAELCHALVLRAQLDAGSPESPVRALLPLGIIPAGSTDVVSCSVHGVRDPATAAMHVVLGHLQPVDMCSFFSLGQLLRFGFSAMFGFGGRSLARAEKRRWMPSSRRHEYALVKTLAGLRADHCQLNFLVSNADHDLPEQLGQDPVQDQGGDSEGAESWITNQGSYLSISIMAIPCLSPHTPRGLAPNTRLANGSAALIAVGDTSRSEFIKHLKRYNTSGEQFNFSFVETHTVSAVRLRPRAPEDESEEDSKTTPIIQSDATFPWNIDGELVEIANEVVIRVHPSLITLYGEEVDEAEANVSCSCI, from the exons ATGTCTGCCTGTGAGGAGGAGCTTAACGAGGAGAGGACGAAAAAGAAGGTGAAAAGGAGGACCAAGAAGGAGGAGAAACTTAACTTGGCGacgaaggaggaggaggacggtGAGGAGCAGAAGCCGGAAGTGAAGAGCAG cgagTGTGTTTTGCTGCGCGGGATCTTCAAGGTGGGCAAGAAAAGCCACGACGTCCTGCTCACCAGCACCACGCTGACTTGGACACCCATCACGCCGGAGAGCCCCACAG GTGAGGCGTGCTCGCCGCCCCCAGGTGTGTTGATGCTGCGTGACGTCTTCGCAGCGAAGGTGAAGCGTCGGCGAGCGGCCGGCCAGCGCTGCGGCGGGCCTGTGCTGGGCGTGGCCTTGTTTTATTGCAAGCGGAGGGGGAGGAGGCTGGAGGAGGACACGCTGCACCTTCACAACGCCTcctcagaacacacacacacctggtacAGTACCTTGAAGGAGCTGCTGGCAG gcTTCAGCAATCGTCCCAGGTGTGTTAAGGTGTTCATCAACCCGAGCAGTCACAAGAAGGAGGCGGTCCACATCTACAGAGAACATGTGGCGCCGCTCTTCAAGATGGCCGACGTACGCACAGACATCACTG TGACAGACAGGCGGGGCCACGCCCTCTTCGTGATGAAAGAGCTCCAGCTGGATGAATTTGACGG GGTGGTGTGCGTCGGCGGTGACGGCTCCGTTGCAGAACTTTGCCACGCTCTGGTCCTGAGAGCCCAACTGGACGCCGGGTCTCCTGAGAGTCCAGTGAGAGCTCTTTTGCCTCTGGGGATCATCCCTGCAG GTTCCACAGACGTGGTGTCGTGTTCTGTTCACGGGGTGAGAGACCCGGCCACCGCAGCCATGCACGTCGTCCTGG GTCACCTGCAGCCGGTGGACATGTGCAGCTTCTTCTCGCTGGGACAGCTGCTGCGCTTCGGCTTCTCCGCCATGTTCGGCTTTGGCGGGCGGAGCCTGGCGCGGGCGGAGAAGAGGCGGTGGATGCCGTCGTCGCGGCGACACGAGTACGCTCTGGTCAAGACCCTGGCCGGGCTCAG AGCAGACCACTGTCAGCTGAATTTTCTAGTGAGCAACGCAGACCACGACCTGCCTGAGCAAct AGGCCAAGACCCAGTCCAGGACCAGGGTGGGGACTCAG AGGGGGCGGAGTCCTGGATCACTAATCAGGGTTCATACCTGAGCATCAGCATCATGGCCATACCCTGTCTCAGTCCTCACACCCCCAGAGGACTGGCTCCTAACACCAG ACTAGCCAATGGGAGCGCAGCGTTGATCGCCGTGGGAGACACGTCCAGGTCGGAGTTCATCAAACACCTGAAGCGATACAACACCTCCGGTGAACAG TTCAACTTCTCCTTCGTGGAGACGCACACCGTGTCAGCGGTCAGGCTCCGCCCCAGGGCGCCCGAGGACGAGAGCGAGGAGGACTCGAAGACGACGCCCATCATCCAATCAGACGCCACCTTTCCCTGGAACATTGACGGGGAGCTGGTGGAGATCGCCAATGAAGTCGTCATCAG ggTCCACCCTAGCCTCATCACCTTGTACGGAGAGGAGGTGGACGAGGCCGAGGCCAATGTGTCCTGCAGCTGCATCTGA